A genomic stretch from Georgenia muralis includes:
- a CDS encoding ABC transporter ATP-binding protein produces MTEHSTAAAVREMTPSDEPKTGIEVPTGAATVAVADVHVRYRTPSTERAAAAAGSPLLRAANRALGRSPHVLVRALSGISFVARAGESIGIIGRNGSGKSTLLRVIAGLETPARGSVLAESTPVLLGVNAALLPHLSGERNVVLGLLAMGKTPAEAEQLTPEIVELAGIGRAIYLPMRTYSSGMASRLRFAIAAAAEPNILLIDEALATGDAAFKERSELKMAELRARAGTVFLVSHAAQTVEEMCTRAIWLDKGRVILDGPAYETAQQYRWWSWNVAKGETDKAEGLLQSALAQRKETVVELTEPDPPGTVPRHARRTP; encoded by the coding sequence ATGACTGAGCACTCCACAGCCGCCGCGGTGCGAGAGATGACCCCCAGTGATGAGCCCAAGACGGGCATCGAGGTTCCCACCGGCGCCGCGACCGTCGCCGTGGCCGATGTCCACGTGCGTTACCGGACGCCTTCGACAGAACGTGCCGCAGCGGCCGCCGGTTCGCCGCTGCTGCGCGCCGCCAACCGGGCTCTCGGCCGGTCACCGCACGTGCTCGTCCGCGCCCTGAGCGGCATCTCCTTCGTCGCGCGGGCCGGCGAGTCGATCGGCATCATCGGTCGCAACGGCTCCGGGAAGAGCACGCTCCTGCGCGTCATCGCCGGACTCGAGACGCCCGCCCGAGGCTCGGTCCTGGCCGAGTCCACCCCGGTCCTCCTTGGCGTCAATGCGGCGCTCCTACCCCACCTCTCGGGTGAACGGAACGTCGTCCTTGGCCTCCTGGCCATGGGAAAAACGCCTGCGGAGGCCGAGCAGCTCACTCCGGAGATCGTGGAACTCGCAGGGATCGGACGCGCCATCTACCTTCCGATGCGCACCTACTCCTCAGGAATGGCGTCACGACTGCGCTTCGCGATCGCTGCCGCGGCCGAGCCGAACATCCTCCTCATCGACGAGGCGCTGGCCACCGGCGACGCCGCCTTCAAGGAGCGCAGCGAGCTGAAGATGGCCGAGCTCAGGGCTCGGGCCGGCACCGTGTTCCTCGTCTCGCACGCCGCCCAGACGGTCGAGGAGATGTGCACCCGAGCCATCTGGCTCGACAAGGGCCGCGTGATCCTCGACGGACCGGCGTACGAGACCGCCCAGCAGTACCGCTGGTGGTCCTGGAACGTCGCCAAGGGCGAGACCGACAAGGCCGAAGGCCTTCTTCAGTCTGCCCTCGCCCAACGGAAGGAGACGGTCGTAGAACTAACCGAACCAGACCCTCCGGGGACCGTGCCCCGTCATGCCCGAAGGACGCCATGA
- a CDS encoding ABC transporter permease, whose translation MANARFVEQIHGDEHHEVVGAWALRPVGGRPSLNDYVRELHRRRHFVWADARARAFSGESGTLLGNAWLVVKPLLDGLTYYLIFGLLLQVSRGIDNYVGYLLVGVFLFSYTSRSLTGGASALVNGRNMIRGFSFPRATLPISVVIREAVGMVPVVTTMVALILLIPPHAEVTWRWALFPAVFALQTVFNTGLALIAARLTVHVPDLRNVLSFVTRLWLYGSAVMFSFDRFVTDERLLTALELNPAFLVLDISRDLLLYGADPAARSWLTLSAWALATFVVGLVFFWRAEDRYGHD comes from the coding sequence ATGGCGAACGCACGGTTCGTGGAGCAGATCCACGGCGACGAGCACCACGAGGTGGTGGGCGCCTGGGCGCTCCGCCCGGTGGGCGGTCGACCATCCCTCAACGACTACGTCCGTGAGCTGCACCGCCGTCGGCACTTCGTCTGGGCGGACGCACGTGCTCGCGCGTTCTCGGGCGAGTCGGGCACGCTGCTGGGGAATGCCTGGCTCGTCGTGAAGCCACTGCTCGACGGGCTGACCTACTACCTCATCTTCGGCCTGCTGCTCCAGGTGTCACGTGGCATCGACAACTACGTCGGGTACCTGCTCGTGGGGGTCTTCCTCTTCAGCTACACCTCGCGGTCCCTCACCGGTGGCGCGTCGGCGCTGGTCAACGGCAGGAACATGATCCGTGGGTTCAGCTTCCCGCGCGCGACCCTGCCGATATCGGTCGTGATCCGTGAGGCCGTGGGCATGGTGCCGGTCGTGACGACGATGGTGGCGCTGATCCTGCTCATCCCCCCGCATGCGGAGGTGACCTGGCGGTGGGCACTCTTCCCCGCGGTGTTCGCCCTCCAGACCGTCTTCAACACGGGGTTGGCGCTCATCGCCGCCCGCCTGACCGTCCATGTCCCCGACCTGCGCAACGTCCTGAGCTTCGTCACCCGGCTGTGGTTGTACGGCTCGGCCGTGATGTTCTCCTTCGACCGCTTCGTCACCGATGAGCGCCTGCTCACCGCGCTCGAGCTCAACCCGGCGTTCCTCGTCCTGGACATCAGCCGGGACCTCCTTCTCTACGGCGCGGACCCAGCGGCGAGGTCGTGGCTCACCCTGAGCGCCTGGGCCCTGGCCACCTTCGTCGTGGGACTCGTCTTCTTCTGGCGGGCCGAGGACCGGTACGGCCATGACTGA